Proteins from a genomic interval of Desulfobacterales bacterium:
- a CDS encoding universal stress protein, producing the protein MFEKILYPTDFSDVSKKALEFVKRLKGAGAREVILLHVIDKRTIESMAMSMYVTGDAFKIENDMMEYAKTEMSAMERELKQIGFGVKVLIEKEIPFREILRVEKQEKASIIVIGSHGKSNIEEMLLGSVSEMVVRKAEKPVLVIKR; encoded by the coding sequence ATGTTTGAAAAAATATTGTATCCAACCGACTTTTCCGATGTATCCAAAAAAGCCCTGGAATTTGTAAAGCGACTCAAAGGCGCCGGTGCAAGGGAGGTGATTCTGCTTCATGTGATTGACAAAAGAACGATCGAATCCATGGCAATGTCGATGTATGTCACCGGGGATGCGTTCAAGATCGAAAATGATATGATGGAGTACGCGAAAACCGAAATGAGTGCCATGGAAAGGGAACTGAAGCAAATAGGCTTCGGCGTCAAGGTCCTGATAGAGAAGGAAATTCCATTTAGAGAAATACTGAGGGTGGAAAAACAGGAGAAGGCTTCCATTATCGTTATCGGCTCCCATGGGAAAAGTAATATCGAGGAGATGCTGCTGGGGTCGGTTTCGGAAATGGTCGTAAGAAAAGCCGAAAAACCGGTTCTGGTCATCAAACGATAA
- a CDS encoding SPFH/Band 7/PHB domain protein: MDGFTVVVVFLVLVFITIFMGVRIVPQGSKHVVQRLGKFHKTLGPGLNIIIPYIDTVAYKVTTKDIVLDIPSQEVITRDNAVIIANAVAYINIISPEKSVYGVEDYRFAIQNLVQTSLRSIVGEMDLDDALSSRDMIKAKLKSAISDDISDWGITLKTVEIQDINPSETMQKAMEEQAAAERQRRAVVTRADGEKAAAVLEAEGRFEASKRDAQAKIVLAEANQQAIEKVTAAIKTNELPVMFLLGERYIEAMKNISASNNTKVLVLPADIPAALRGILGGAR; the protein is encoded by the coding sequence ATGGATGGTTTTACTGTAGTTGTCGTTTTTCTGGTTCTGGTTTTTATAACGATTTTTATGGGTGTCCGGATTGTTCCCCAGGGCAGCAAACATGTGGTTCAACGGTTGGGAAAATTTCATAAAACCCTCGGACCGGGGCTGAACATTATCATCCCCTATATCGACACGGTTGCCTACAAGGTAACGACCAAGGATATCGTGCTGGATATCCCTTCGCAAGAAGTGATCACAAGGGACAATGCCGTGATCATCGCCAATGCGGTCGCATACATCAATATCATATCGCCGGAAAAATCCGTTTACGGCGTGGAAGACTACCGCTTTGCCATTCAGAATCTGGTTCAAACGTCCCTGCGTTCGATTGTCGGCGAAATGGACCTGGACGATGCACTGTCCTCACGGGACATGATCAAGGCAAAATTAAAGTCTGCCATTTCCGATGATATTTCAGACTGGGGAATTACCCTCAAGACGGTTGAAATTCAGGATATCAATCCCTCGGAAACCATGCAGAAAGCCATGGAAGAGCAAGCGGCTGCCGAACGCCAACGCCGGGCCGTCGTCACCCGCGCCGACGGGGAAAAAGCCGCGGCCGTCCTTGAGGCCGAAGGCCGTTTTGAGGCATCAAAGCGCGATGCCCAGGCAAAAATAGTTCTGGCCGAAGCCAATCAACAAGCGATTGAAAAAGTAACCGCGGCCATTAAAACCAATGAACTGCCGGTCATGTTTCTGCTCGGCGAGCGATACATCGAGGCCATGAAGAACATCTCCGCCTCCAACAACACAAAAGTGCTCGTGCTGCCCGCCGATATACCGGCCGCGCTGCGGGGGATATTGGGTGGTGCGCGCTAA
- a CDS encoding NfeD family protein: protein MEYRHWLVIGMVLIIAEILIPSFTIFWFGLGAIIVAGVVWFSPAISVNWQLFIWAVASSAFTLLWFKFFKPMMTDRTTAGISREAVIGKSGLVIKIPEADTRGVVRFTTPLLGSDEWPFICDDEVAGGDRVFVRDVSGNTLIVGKKQS from the coding sequence ATGGAATACCGGCACTGGTTAGTGATTGGAATGGTGTTAATCATCGCTGAAATCTTAATCCCCAGCTTTACCATTTTCTGGTTCGGACTGGGCGCCATCATCGTAGCCGGCGTGGTCTGGTTCAGCCCGGCGATATCCGTCAACTGGCAGCTGTTCATCTGGGCTGTCGCATCGAGCGCCTTTACGCTGCTCTGGTTCAAATTTTTCAAACCCATGATGACCGATCGGACAACGGCAGGCATTTCCAGAGAGGCGGTGATCGGGAAAAGCGGCCTAGTGATAAAAATTCCGGAAGCGGACACCCGCGGTGTAGTTCGATTTACCACACCGCTGTTAGGATCGGATGAGTGGCCGTTCATCTGTGATGATGAGGTTGCAGGCGGAGACAGGGTATTTGTCAGAGATGTGTCCGGAAATACCCTGATTGTTGGGAAGAAACAGTCGTGA
- a CDS encoding MASE3 domain-containing protein, with protein sequence MGNGLFNRDKTIELLSAAAILFGLYYTSQTNYLLFHVFIELFSIIVAFGIFMITWNSRRFLENDYFLLIGISYMFTGSLDLVHTMAYKGMNLFTVTGADLPTQLWIVARFTESISFLIAPAFFKHRLNAHLAVTCFALYTLVLFLAIFHWQIFPICFVEGVGLTPFKKISEYIICLTLFGCILLLFKNRHHFEITVFKLLAASLLMTIGAELFFTFYISVYGLSNRIGHFFKFVSFYLVYKALIVTCLVTPYSSMFRNLKQSEASLRKRELKISTLIRNLPGMAYRCQDTRNLEMEFVSDGCRQLTGYEPETLVHDQQISYNDIIFPEDRDSVWNQRQEALSQKKPFQLQYRILTASGAIKWVLEQGTGIFSETGQATALEGFITDISDRKKAEEERLRREKLQSVLETAGAVCHELNQPLQSLLGYAELLMRNADKDSPVYSKAEFIRDQIERMGQITKKLMNITHYKTRPYARGIRIIDIDSSSKKPDDR encoded by the coding sequence ATGGGAAACGGTTTATTTAACCGGGACAAAACCATAGAACTCCTTTCTGCCGCTGCAATTCTCTTCGGCCTTTATTATACCAGTCAGACGAATTATCTTCTCTTCCATGTGTTCATCGAATTATTCTCCATTATTGTCGCCTTCGGTATTTTCATGATTACCTGGAATTCCCGCAGGTTCCTTGAAAATGATTATTTCCTGCTGATCGGCATCTCATATATGTTTACTGGTAGCCTGGATCTTGTCCATACCATGGCCTATAAGGGCATGAACCTGTTTACGGTCACCGGTGCCGATCTTCCAACGCAGCTCTGGATAGTTGCAAGGTTCACGGAAAGCATTTCATTTCTGATTGCTCCCGCATTTTTTAAACACCGGCTGAATGCGCATCTTGCGGTTACCTGTTTCGCTCTTTATACGCTTGTCCTGTTCCTGGCGATTTTCCATTGGCAAATATTCCCGATCTGCTTTGTGGAAGGCGTCGGATTAACCCCTTTTAAAAAAATCAGCGAATATATCATCTGTCTGACGCTCTTTGGCTGTATCCTTCTGCTTTTCAAAAACCGACATCATTTCGAGATAACCGTCTTTAAACTGCTGGCGGCCTCGCTGCTGATGACCATCGGCGCCGAGCTTTTCTTCACCTTTTATATCAGCGTCTACGGACTGTCTAACCGGATCGGACATTTTTTTAAATTCGTTTCCTTTTATCTCGTTTACAAAGCCCTGATCGTAACCTGCCTGGTAACACCCTACAGTTCGATGTTCAGAAACCTCAAGCAGAGCGAGGCCTCGCTCAGGAAAAGAGAGCTGAAAATTTCAACACTGATCCGAAACCTGCCCGGCATGGCCTACCGATGTCAGGACACCCGCAACCTGGAAATGGAATTTGTCAGCGACGGATGCCGACAGCTGACAGGCTACGAGCCCGAAACGCTGGTCCATGATCAACAGATTTCATATAATGATATAATTTTCCCGGAAGATCGGGATTCCGTATGGAATCAGCGGCAGGAAGCCCTTTCCCAAAAAAAGCCGTTTCAACTCCAGTACCGTATCCTGACGGCATCGGGCGCTATCAAATGGGTTCTGGAACAGGGAACAGGCATTTTTTCCGAAACAGGCCAGGCAACCGCACTCGAAGGGTTTATAACCGATATCAGCGATCGGAAAAAGGCTGAGGAAGAAAGACTCCGAAGGGAAAAACTTCAAAGCGTCCTGGAAACCGCCGGGGCCGTATGCCATGAACTCAATCAGCCCCTCCAGAGTCTTCTCGGTTACGCGGAACTGCTGATGAGAAATGCCGACAAAGATTCACCCGTATACAGTAAAGCGGAATTCATTCGGGATCAAATCGAGCGGATGGGTCAAATAACAAAAAAACTGATGAACATCACCCACTATAAAACCAGGCCCTATGCCCGGGGAATACGCATCATCGATATTGACAGCTCCTCTAAAAAACCGGATGACCGATGA
- a CDS encoding M20 family metallopeptidase, producing MYSKPVSAVELAQTLITFNTINPPGNESDCVAYLADLLCDAGFYARFFEFAPGRTSLVARLSSSLTPPRRPLCFAGHADTVPLGQAPWHVDPFSGVIRDGKLYGRGSSDMKSGIAAFVTAALDTSSCLKKKGHDLILAIVAGEETGCLGSNHLAELPDSERAAALGKAGAVIIAEPTGNRPLVGHKGALWLTARFHGISAHGSMPMQGDNAIYKAARAVCRLQQFDFDTAPHPYMGSPTLNVGTISGGMNINSVPDAAAIGIDIRTVAGQDHTRLIQRLTQYLGSDAELTPEINEEAVWTDPDNPWVQDVFDLVTPIFNHRPGVETISYFTDAAALKHAFGDVPTLIFGPGDSFTAHQTDEYCELRRIDEAVAAYSAIIRNWYGV from the coding sequence ATGTATTCAAAACCCGTTTCCGCCGTTGAGCTTGCCCAGACCCTGATTACCTTCAACACCATCAACCCGCCGGGCAATGAATCCGACTGTGTGGCATACCTGGCCGACCTGCTGTGCGATGCCGGATTTTACGCACGTTTTTTTGAATTCGCTCCCGGCCGAACGAGCCTGGTGGCCCGGCTGTCGTCATCCCTCACGCCGCCCCGGCGACCGCTGTGCTTTGCCGGGCACGCGGATACGGTTCCGCTGGGACAGGCCCCGTGGCATGTGGATCCGTTCAGCGGTGTGATCCGGGACGGAAAACTTTACGGCAGGGGTTCCAGCGATATGAAAAGCGGGATCGCCGCCTTTGTGACGGCGGCGCTGGATACGTCGTCCTGTCTTAAAAAAAAGGGGCACGATCTCATCCTGGCCATTGTGGCCGGAGAAGAAACCGGCTGTCTGGGGTCAAACCATCTTGCAGAACTGCCGGATTCGGAAAGAGCCGCTGCACTGGGAAAGGCCGGCGCCGTGATCATCGCCGAACCTACGGGAAACCGGCCGCTGGTCGGGCACAAGGGAGCATTGTGGCTGACCGCACGTTTCCACGGCATCAGCGCGCACGGCTCCATGCCGATGCAAGGGGATAACGCCATCTACAAGGCAGCCAGGGCGGTCTGCAGGCTGCAGCAGTTTGATTTCGATACGGCGCCTCATCCGTATATGGGATCACCGACATTGAATGTCGGCACCATTTCCGGTGGAATGAACATCAATTCGGTTCCGGATGCCGCTGCGATCGGTATCGATATCCGAACGGTTGCCGGCCAGGACCACACCCGGCTGATACAACGACTGACACAGTATCTCGGATCTGATGCGGAACTGACGCCTGAAATCAACGAGGAGGCGGTCTGGACGGATCCGGACAACCCATGGGTACAAGACGTATTTGATCTTGTGACCCCAATTTTCAACCATCGGCCGGGTGTCGAAACCATATCCTATTTTACCGACGCGGCCGCACTGAAACACGCGTTCGGAGATGTGCCAACGCTGATTTTCGGCCCCGGCGACTCTTTTACGGCCCATCAGACCGATGAATACTGTGAATTACGACGAATTGATGAGGCCGTGGCGGCTTACTCGGCCATCATCCGCAACTGGTACGGAGTCTGA
- a CDS encoding YjgN family protein has product MNTRYNVVYTGEILDGFEFKTVVANLLTSFSISEESARRILASRRAVLKKGADQQTAIQYKQEFLSAGLRVVLEKVPLDAEPPHAASNGRIQENDDGSKRPVADIRQADTEKPPLESSGPVAFEFRGSGAAYFRIWQVNILLSIITLGIYSAWAKVRRKRYVYGSTRLGGAAFEYLADPGKILKGRLVAGVFLIVYFLVTNFVPRLGWLMGLAFMAVLPWMLVRSLSFNARNSALRNIRFGFRAGYWDSFKAFVLWPAAGAITVGLLGPYAYFKQRKFIVEHSSYGTTAFEFTATAGSYYRMFLSLLIPLAGGIALVVAAGFVFAPAAALVSLAVYLLMFAFFSVRTTNLFYNSCRLSSHGFAAALNSGEYALLVLTNTLGTALTLGLFHPWARVRTWRYRAEHLRLVPGGDLDHFVAHQQEQIDAFGEELTDFLDFDFGL; this is encoded by the coding sequence ATGAACACCCGATACAATGTCGTCTATACCGGTGAAATTCTCGACGGGTTTGAATTTAAAACCGTTGTCGCAAACCTGCTGACCTCCTTTTCCATCAGCGAAGAATCGGCCCGGCGGATTCTTGCAAGTCGCAGGGCGGTGCTTAAAAAAGGGGCTGATCAGCAGACAGCCATTCAGTATAAGCAGGAATTTTTATCGGCAGGCCTGCGGGTTGTTCTGGAAAAAGTGCCGTTAGATGCCGAACCTCCGCATGCTGCATCTAACGGCCGGATTCAGGAAAACGATGACGGCAGTAAACGACCTGTCGCGGATATCCGTCAAGCGGATACCGAAAAACCGCCCTTGGAAAGCAGTGGCCCTGTAGCCTTTGAATTCCGGGGCTCCGGGGCAGCGTATTTCCGTATCTGGCAGGTCAATATCCTTCTTTCCATCATCACGTTGGGCATTTATTCGGCCTGGGCCAAGGTCCGCCGCAAGCGGTATGTGTACGGCAGCACCCGGCTGGGAGGTGCAGCGTTTGAATACCTGGCCGATCCGGGTAAAATTCTCAAGGGCCGTCTGGTTGCCGGCGTGTTTCTGATTGTCTATTTTCTGGTGACCAATTTCGTTCCCCGCCTTGGATGGCTGATGGGTCTGGCCTTTATGGCGGTGCTGCCATGGATGCTGGTGCGGTCGCTCTCGTTCAATGCCCGCAACAGCGCTTTGAGAAATATTCGCTTCGGTTTCCGCGCCGGGTACTGGGACTCGTTCAAAGCCTTTGTGCTCTGGCCTGCCGCAGGCGCCATTACCGTGGGGCTGCTTGGGCCCTACGCCTATTTCAAGCAGCGCAAGTTTATTGTCGAGCACAGCAGTTACGGCACCACTGCCTTTGAATTTACGGCCACGGCCGGCAGCTATTATCGGATGTTTCTGTCCCTGCTGATTCCCCTTGCCGGAGGCATCGCGCTGGTGGTGGCAGCCGGGTTCGTGTTTGCTCCCGCCGCCGCGCTGGTATCTCTGGCCGTCTATCTGCTTATGTTCGCCTTTTTTTCGGTCAGGACCACGAACCTGTTTTACAATTCCTGCCGCCTGTCGTCCCACGGCTTTGCGGCAGCGCTGAACAGCGGTGAGTACGCGCTGCTGGTACTGACCAACACGCTGGGCACGGCCCTGACGTTGGGGCTCTTTCATCCCTGGGCCAGGGTCCGCACCTGGCGTTACCGGGCCGAACATCTTCGGCTTGTACCCGGAGGCGATCTTGACCACTTTGTCGCTCACCAGCAGGAGCAGATTGACGCGTTTGGTGAGGAATTGACCGATTTTCTGGATTTTGATTTCGGATTATGA
- a CDS encoding M48 family metallopeptidase, whose translation MIEFTGYWTDGKTSSRIPAVCRVSVDARMLIEGRADAELLRSVETFDVRVSPRLGDTPRYLTFSDGARFETDDNEAVDALLSRLNLRPWTQIIHVMESRWHYILAALVLMVLIIWGAVQFGVPLTARLLAARLPESVMDHASEKTLRLLDQKLLGPSGLSDQVKTRLSDHFQLLVEASPAIHLRVLFRKGGRIGANAFALPDGTIIFTDEMVKMAVDDDELLAVMAHETGHVVCRHGVRTLIQDSLLSFILLAFTGDVSGTSELFLGLPVLLTQLSYSREFEREADQYALDWLRSRQISPVHFANLIRRMDEAQRETSGSGERRWAGYLSTHPLNEERMARFEE comes from the coding sequence ATGATCGAATTTACCGGATACTGGACTGACGGAAAAACCTCTTCCCGAATCCCGGCCGTGTGCCGGGTGTCGGTCGACGCCCGTATGCTTATCGAGGGCAGGGCGGATGCGGAACTGCTTCGATCGGTTGAAACCTTTGATGTCCGGGTTTCACCGAGACTCGGAGATACCCCCCGGTACCTGACATTTTCCGACGGCGCCCGGTTCGAGACCGATGACAATGAGGCCGTGGATGCGCTGCTGAGCCGTCTGAATCTTCGTCCGTGGACTCAAATCATCCATGTGATGGAGAGCCGGTGGCATTATATCCTGGCGGCACTGGTGCTCATGGTTCTCATCATCTGGGGGGCGGTTCAATTTGGCGTGCCATTAACCGCACGGCTGCTGGCCGCTCGGCTTCCCGAATCGGTAATGGACCATGCCAGTGAGAAGACGCTTCGGCTTCTCGATCAGAAACTGCTGGGCCCTTCCGGGCTGAGTGATCAGGTGAAAACGCGGTTAAGCGATCATTTCCAGCTGCTGGTGGAGGCGTCCCCCGCAATCCATCTGCGGGTTCTTTTCCGTAAAGGCGGCCGTATCGGCGCCAATGCCTTTGCGCTGCCGGACGGCACCATCATTTTTACCGACGAGATGGTAAAGATGGCCGTGGATGACGATGAGCTGCTGGCGGTGATGGCACATGAAACCGGCCATGTGGTCTGCCGGCACGGAGTGCGGACCCTGATTCAGGACTCCCTCCTGTCGTTTATCCTGCTGGCGTTCACCGGGGATGTGTCGGGAACCTCGGAGCTGTTTCTGGGGCTTCCGGTGCTGTTGACCCAGCTTTCCTATTCGCGTGAATTTGAACGGGAGGCAGATCAGTATGCGCTCGACTGGCTGCGGTCCCGGCAGATTTCCCCGGTTCATTTTGCCAACCTGATCCGACGGATGGATGAAGCGCAGCGGGAAACATCCGGTTCCGGGGAACGCAGATGGGCCGGCTACCTGTCCACCCATCCTCTGAACGAAGAGCGCATGGCCCGGTTTGAGGAATAA